The Afifella aestuarii genomic interval TGTTGGCAGTTACGGGTTCGGCTGGGGAGGGACTTCACGTGCACCAGTTCCAGGGCTCAGATATAGATTACCGATCACCGGCTTTAGGCTCTTCTAATTTTTATTGTTTCCCTACAGCAGCTAGCAGCGAGTTTTTGCAAAGCCAGTCGTGGGCGACTGCTCACGCGAGCCTTTGGGCGCGGATGCTGACGCACGCGGAGCTCAAGACGATCTGGGACACGCGGGCGGAGCATCTGTTTCGCTATGCTGAAGCCTTCTGATATCTGCGCCTTCAACAGGCGCAGCCAGGGCCTTTATGGCATTCCTTGTTGCGGGCGATGCAGCTGTCGCCGCAAGGCTTGCCCTTGCTGCAGTGCTTGCAGCACGCGGTCGGCTGGACCGGGATCGACGTCATCTCGGCAGGGACCGGGGCCTGTTTGAGTAAGGCAGCGAGATCCAGCACCGGTGCGGCTTGGGCCGTCGTGGCCATGGTCGCGATCAAAAGGGCTGCAACCAAGCGCATGATATCCTCCCGCATATGCGCGCCTTGCGAGAAGAATGCGCAGCATGCCCGCACGAGTCGAGACGCCTGGATGCCGCGGGATAGGCGGCGGGCGAACTGCTGAACCCAAAGCACCGACTAGAAGCGCCGGGGTAGATCCCAGAGCCTGAAGGTTGAAACGCCCTTCCCGGTGGGGCTGCCGGCGGCCCGCGCACTGTGGGCAGCCGGGACGGGCGACCTTTTCGAATATTGGAGTACGACATGAACCTCGTCTGGAACTGGCGGAGGGTGCTTCGCCATGCCTGGAGTTTGCGGCTCATCGCGCTGGCGGCGCTTCTCTCCGGCCTGGAAGTCGCGCTGCCTTATGCGGACGACCTCCTGCCGATTCCGCCGGGCCTCTTCGCCCTTCTCTCTCTCCTCACCACGGGCGGCGCCTTTGCGGCCCGGCTCATCGCGCAAAGGAGTGTCTCCGGTGTCCAGTAGCAGGCTCAAGAAAGGCATCTTCGGCACGGTCACGGCGCTCGGCATTCTCGCCGTCGGCTTCGTCGGCGGCTGGGAGGGCAAGCGCAACGTCGCCTATCGCGACATCGTGGGCGTGCCGACGATCTGTTTCGGGGAAACCCGAGGCGTGAAGATGGGCGATACCGCGACCGACGCGGAATGCGCCACCATGCTCGGCGACGGTCTCGTGGAATTCGAAGCGGGCATGCGCTCGTGCCTGCGCGATCCGGATGCGATTCCCGACGAGAGCTACGTCGCGTTCCTGTCGGCCGCCTACAATATCGGCCAGCGCGCCTTCTGCCGCTCCTCCATGGCGCGGCGCTGGAACGCCGGCGATCTTCGCGGCGCATGCGATGCGCTGCTCATGTGGAACAAGGCCGGCGGGCGGGTCATCCGCGGGCTGGTCAACCGGCGCAAAGCGGAGCGCGAGCTCTGCCTCAAGGGCCTCAAATGACCGCGCTCCTCGCCAACCCTTTAGCGATCGTCGCGGCGGTCCTCGCCGTCCTCGCCTCCTATGGCGGCACCTATGCCGTGGGCGACCATTACGGCTATGCCCGCGCCGAGGCGACATGGCAGGCGAAATACGACCGCCTCGTCGCCGACACCGAAAAGGCCTCGGCCGAAGAGACGATCCGGCAGCAGCAGGCGAATGCGGAGGCCCGCCGGGCCGCGGACGAGACCATCGCGGAGCTGCGCTACCAGCTCGCCCAGCAGGACGTCTTTATGAAGGAGCTCGAAAATGCGGCTGATAGCGATCCCAATGCTCTGCGCGACTGTCTTGGGCCTGACAGCGTGCGGCGGCTCCAAAATCCTGCCGGTCGCTGAGGCGCCGATCCTGGAGCCGGCGCCGGCGGAGCTCGCCTCGCACTGCGCCGATCCGGTGACCCTGCCGGGTCGCGGTCTGACCCAGGCGGAGGTCG includes:
- a CDS encoding lysozyme, which gives rise to MSSSRLKKGIFGTVTALGILAVGFVGGWEGKRNVAYRDIVGVPTICFGETRGVKMGDTATDAECATMLGDGLVEFEAGMRSCLRDPDAIPDESYVAFLSAAYNIGQRAFCRSSMARRWNAGDLRGACDALLMWNKAGGRVIRGLVNRRKAERELCLKGLK